Part of the Candoia aspera isolate rCanAsp1 chromosome 1, rCanAsp1.hap2, whole genome shotgun sequence genome, GCTCACCTTGGCCTTGGTGAGGATGGCGATGGTCGTGAGGAGCCGAGTGTTTCTAGACAGCGCGGGCGGGTGCCCAGTCTCGATCTGCTTCGGCTGCAGATGTTTCTCGTCCTCAGCCCCCAGGGGGGCCTCGCGCGCCAAAGAGGCGGAGCGGGAGAGCGCGCCCTCGCCTCCCAAGAGAAAGGTAACGCGAGGAGCAAATAAGTGGATAGGTAACCGGGTGCTCTGCCAAAGTTGCAGGCTTCCATTCGCATCATCCTAGCTAGCTTAGACGATGGGACGATACTATGGGAGGGCACCGGGTTACTTTCTGCTGTGAGAGAGGcggtggctggattcacatagcaCAAGATTTATAATCTGACTAATTGCTTTTGTCTTTGCGTGTTCtgtaaatccagccattgtggtttattcaacaaatcttgttaagcaaatcacggtgTAACGCAAGACGGAAGATGCTTGGAATTAGTAAAATTATTGCCTCTTATCCTGGACAAGGCACCGTGCATAACCTGTGCATTCTGGTATATTCcttttggttttctttctgtGGAATAAAAGGATCGTGTTGCACCTTTTGCTGATCCGAGATTCCTTTTTCATAAAAAAAGTATGTTCTCTGCAATGCACCTTTTACTAGTTAAGATGGCTTCAGTAATCAGTGCTCTGGTAACGGCTCACCTAGATTACAGCTTTGCACTGTATGTATTGCTGATCTTGAAGGCAGCTTGGAAACTATGACAGCAAGAGAACCGTCTGGGACTGAATATacaccatcatcatcatggctTCAATTTAAGAAGTTGATTTTAACTCCTAAATTCCTTTATATTTTGGGACTGCCTAAAGAATGCTTCTTCCTGTATATTCCTACCCAGACCTTTAGATCATCCTGCCTCGTGCTGAGGTTTGGCAAGAAATGACATGGAACGCACCTTCTCACTGTGGTGTCTGTGGCATAGCAGATACAGCATTGCAGTTTAAGCCCTGCCTCCTTTCTACCTGTGTGTATAAAGGGATGGGGCTTGGGTCACAACATCATGTCCAATATCTGGCTTGTTTTGGCACCCTTCCCCACAGATGCCACTGCCTTCTCAGTAATGGCCCCCTAGATCTGGAATGTTCTTCCCAGTGGGGCATGCCTACTACCTACTTTGTTATCTTTCAAGCTTTAATAAGATCCCAAAAAGCTAGGAGTAGGAGtcaatgagccagtttggtataacggttaaaggctagaaactgggaggccgtgagttctagtcccgtcctaagcacaaagccagctgggtgaccttgggctagtcactctctctcagccctattaaggaggcaatggcaaactactgctgaaaaaccttgccaggaaaactgcaaggacttgttcagACAGTCTctcagaatcagacacaattgaacggattaaaaaaaaagactcagtGACTATATTGTTGcttccaactctgtaattctaTTGTTACAGTATTTTAACATTTACCTCCAATAaaacttttgatttattttatttttttgcagtgttaggttagttttaattttaaatcatgattttaGAATATTACAAGTTGCCTGGAAAAACTGTTTTGATCGGCAGCTTATAACATGATCTTAATATCCCGACAACTCCTCTTCTGCAGTTAAAATTACAATCACTTTGTAAGTGTCCCTTTGGCTTATCAGTTCTGAATTAACTTTACACCTTTGTGGTATCtcttttgtaatttattttcttttttcctattgagCTACTCCCTTATGGGCAGGTCAGTTTTTCAGCTGAGGCCTTCATGTTAAAAAGAAGGCTCTGGAAATTACAGTGGGGATGTTCAGTAATGCATGATGTCATGGGGTTGGGGCTGAACATTTGGGATTCTGGGGGATTAAGGGCAAACTAGAGATATTAAGTCTTGTGGAGGTATATCATAACTCCCACACCTGTTTTTGatcatgaaaaaaggaaaatttgaGAATGGAATTTGGGAAATTATGTGCATTCATAGATTGCTTGACCCAATTGTCTCTCTGAATTCTCCTTTTCTATGTTTTAATTTGCTagcatgcttttatttttttaaaaaattatttgttctGACCATTTCTTCAGTCCACCACTACTGTCCTACTTGATGTAAGCTAAGCTACAAGATAGATGTAAGATTGAATTTTATCTAATGTTAAAAGTAattcttttaacatttctttaaaatttgtCTAATTTTATCTCACATTTATAATTGTTTGTATCGCCTGCTGCTTTCATTTGGACGATACGTTGAAATAGTTCCTGATGCTAGTTTTATTAAcccctccccttctcttttcAAGGTTTCAAGTTTTCACCCGCCTTCAGATTCTTGCTATGATTGGATTGGACCTCCTGATCAATGTTCAAACCTTCGACCAGTAATATTTTATGTTCCTAAACATGAATCACCATTGGAACGAAGACTGAGAGAACTTAGGCAGGAAACCCAGTCTTGGAATCAAGAATTCTGGGCAAATCAAAATATATCATTTAGAAAGGTAGAAATCTAAAACCACTTGGTGGCACTGGGGCTCTTTCTAATGCTTTTAGGGAGACCTGCTTTGAGGCAATATTGTTCAACTGTTTATGTACAAATcatcttttatatttattatgatatttttaacaataaattTTCATTTCTAAAGTTTTCCAATATGGATTATGAAGTCTTACTGTAATAAATTTAATTATCTGTTTACCATAACCTAGAtccaatgtatttttcttttgtaggGGGAAGTATTGCTGTGCAAATGTGTTAGTCTTAAGTAGGGTCCTCTCTCAACAGTCTCATCAAGATAAATAGAGAGCTACTGAATTTTCTGTTACAGAATTGCTTATTTACAAGATATAGTAGTCTCTAATTGTTTTGAAGAGAATCTGCCCCATCAGTTAAAATATTTGATGGAGTGAATTTTGCAGTCATAAATTCTTACGACTGATAATAGTCACTTATAAGATGATACCAATACATTAAGAACCAGTATATTGTAATATTATTGAATCCTatttcaggaaaaagaagaatttgTTTGTTCTAGACTGAAAGCCAAGGGTatacagccaagagatgaaaAAGGTTAGATCATTAGTTCTACCATTCAGTATATATTCTTAGAGGATTTAGATTACTTGTGGATTTTCAGTTTTAGAATATATTCTAGGTCAAATATTTATATCACACTTTTGAGCGAAGAAATGGTGCATATATGAATATtttcattaaaaccaaaacaaaaatgtCTTGGGATGTTATTTGGTGTAACTTTGCTAAAACTTTATATCCTTACAGTGTCTCTAAACCTCGAAGTCCATTagtaatttaaaatatgttattgCAGAAAATTTGTTTTTGGAATAAGAGCATTAAGCTCCTTGGCAGTGAACTtacaagacagagagagaagtcATAATAAGAAATAATCTAAGTAAAATTTAGTTACAGAGAAGCCTGGAAAAAATCAGTAATTTTCTGTGGAGCGTTTCTTGGTTATAAAGGAagaattttctttcttcatttagtACTACACTATTCATTTAACCAGCTATTACTAACGCTACTGCCTGTAATTCATATATCCTTTCTAATTAACAGGGTTCATACAGATCTTTAAtatgaacatacttaatactatGAAGAAGGTCACGATTCACTTTACAACGATTTTGTTGAGGGTAGTCTATGCATAGAAGAGTGAGAGATAGCATGTAGCCAGAACTCCATAAATATGGATATCCTGGCTTCAGCTTCAATTTGATACTAAACTTCTCATAAtaaataacaaagaaagaaactgttATGCTTAAAAGGTTTTTCTGATCTATAGGttgtcattttgttttcctttcaggtCAGAAAGCATCACTGACTGCAGAAGAAATGGCTGAATTTTACAAAGATTTCCTAagtaaaaacttaaaaaaaaatgtatactaCAATAGGTGAGATAATACTTTTCAGGatagttttttctctttatttctcaaATCAGTTCTACCCTTCCCTTGTATTACtttctttaaaagcaatttatttatttatttatttttggaattGTTTCCCAGTCACAAGTTGATTTTACCCATTTCTCTATTGCCATGCACTCACTTACTAATCTGCATTGTTCTTTCTATATTCTTATCCTTCCCCATTGACTCATCTACCTAAGAATAGAAGGCCTTGAGGCGTATACCCTGAGAACTTAAAACATTCAATTTTATTCACTGAGATTTGCAGATAAATGGGCATAAAATTGTAGATTTGGAATGAACTAATTTGCGCACTTAGTTTACTTCCAGGTAAGATGATGCAATCCTAAATATACTGTACAAGTTCATTACTTCATTGAGAATCAGGATTTTAATCATTATTTGCACACAGTATTGCTACTTGAGGCACCATATTAAGATGAAAAAGATATAATTCTATCCACAGTTTTAATTTAATAGAACAAAGACAGGGAGCAATAAGAGTAACATTAAATATTGAACAGGAAACAATATAATTTTCCTGGACATATTAATACAGCACTTACTACATTCTAGCTCTGTACATAGTGAGAAGGAAATCCAGATGAACTTAAGCAAAGATACTTTTGAATACATATAAGTATAGCTGCTCTTTTAGACAGTTATcctgttttaaaaagtacatttccaaggcagctaacaaaatgAAAAAGCGAAAAAATAGTAACTGTATACAATATTGAAAAAGttaaattttattacttttttctgaCAGATTTTTATCTTATCTGTATTATCAAATATTAATATAGGTAATACTTCTTTATATTAATTTAATACATTGTTAACTCATAGTGAAGTTATATCTACTAGGGCTATGCACGGCATTCAAAAGAGGCCCATAGCTTTGACTTTTTGGTGAGTCTGTACAGAGTTAGAAACTCCTTTCAGAAATATTAGAATGTCTCTTAACCTAATTCTTTTTTCACTGCATTGGTATCATTATACTATTGCAGTTTATATAGGCTTTTCAAAAGAGACCTTCAGACTACAGCACCATGTTAgcctaagtaagtaaataaaataaataaaaacttgctTGAAATCATGCAACGTTTGTTTTTGCACACCTCACACATGTAACAGAGAGTAGGTTATTTTTCTGGAAAGGCACTTCCAACAATATAAATGTGTTAGGTTTTGCTTTAATTgcacaaagagaaaggaaagtttTTCTAAGTCTTTTACTCTTCTTTAATCCTTATGTCAAGATGACGGTGTTTTTGCTATGTTCCCTTGGTTCTAAAATGTAGGGAATGGTACAAACGGAATTTTGCCATCACATTCCTCATGGGACAAGTAGCATTTAAAAAAGCTTGGAAGAAATttggactgaaatggactgcaaaCTAACCGGCAGCAGTGTTGGGTAAATTTGTCTCTTAAATTGCAGCTttgacatttaaaaacaaaacaaccaaaacTTATATTTCaaagtgtgtgcatgcatgcagagTCATCAGCTTCTATTTACATTTATAGTGTTATATAAAGCTAACAAGTTCAAAACTCCATCAGTTAAGTAGCAGCTTCTGCCCTTCCATTGAAGAACATGCTTGTTTCTGGGGAAGGTTTACATTGTGCCAATTTCACTTACTGAAAATGATCAGAATAACACCATTTTGAAGGAAATGTCCTAATTTTCTCTAGAAAAAATCCAGTTGTGTTTCTTGCATTAGCTTAGTGGCCCTGTGTATTATATTTTAAGCATGCCCAAGTTGATCAGTctaatttctctcttttctctctctttttagttttttaatccAAAGATGAAACCAAGTATTGATCTTCTGTCCTAAATTACATCAAAGCATTCTGGTGTATTTTTATACAggtgcttgtttttatttatttattttgttcatttatacATCAGATGCTTGCAGCCAATGCAATGGTTAAAAACAGAATCAATATATAACAGTCAGAAAACTATAAaataacaaacaataaacaatCATAGCAGAACTATCTAAAACCAATAACCAGACCTCAAAAATTGCAGCATCAGAACAATAAATTAAAAGACAATTAAAGAAGAATTAGGCAATACAAGGATAAGGATGGAATAGAAACGTAGACTGGGGGATCATCATAGGTATGATACCCATTCCCCCAACTTATGATTATGCCCAGTACCTCATCAAAATGTTAAACagcaaagaagaaaatggcattGAACTTTGTAAACATACACGTTACACTTCATATAGTGTAATTTTAAATTTTCTCTTACTGAATCTAGTTGAATTGTTTTCCTTCCACTGCAGTTGCTCTTACTCTATCTAAATATctgaatataaaaatgatttaCATACAAGAATGCTGCGTATCTCAGGAACTCGATGCTCGTAGAGTAAGATAAATTAATACTTAGTTATGGTGATTCTTTTGTTAGGAAAGGCTGAAGATTTGTTAATACTGTATCAGCTGTCAATCAAAATGAgggatttaatatttttccaagGAACTCTAAATCATCACGCTAGCAATATAATGTGTGAACACGATACTGTAATTGCTTAATTTACATCATGATTAACTGTGCAAAGTTTATAACCTAGGAATGGTCCTCCTAGTAAAGACTTTTTGTTGCTGTGTATGAATTGCTGCGTCCTGCATTACATATAAGGGTCGTCTATGCGTATAGAACATCTTGCTAAATGGCCAAAGAGTGAATATTAACAACACATTCTAAGATGAGGGATGGGGAACACTCTGAGATGGACAGGTCCAAGGACCTGAGAAGTAGAAATCCCAAATCTGCCCCACAAGACACCCCAAACGCCACCCTGCAACCTGCCTGGGCCGGTCCTGAGGAAAGGAATCAGCTGGCTGCAGATGAGCACCcatcaaaatatttgtatttagaAGCATTGGACCTGCAGCCTGGACCCCAGGGAAATATAGAGGACTGGGTTGATAGCAAGATCCAGATGATCTGCTGCTTTACCAACAGTGTCCAGTCCTTTCATCTTTTCTACATGTCATCAATTGCTAAATGACTGAAATATTTTAAGATGAGTTTCGAATTAATGCTGTATTTAATAAAATGCCAACAACAATATGCTTCTCCGtttggatgtatttattttttaatctcatgAATAATGAAAGGAGCTATACTCAATGAGTATTATTCATTCTAGAAAAAGTTGATTCTTCTATAATGCAAAGTCATATTAATTGAATCTCTTTGtaagatttaaaaatattattctaaaCTAAATAAAAAGGAAGTATAAATAGAACACTATTAATGAAACAATATTAACttcaaatttattataaaaagaggaaaagaatacCTCTGGTAGAAGGGCTCCCAGTGTGGCACATTGATCAATAAAAGGAGATGGTTTATACCTCAAGCTtacaatcatatatatatatatatatatatatatatatatatattatatatttatatatataaaatatatttatatatatttatatatatgagaaggggaaaaaaaggatgggatgATAAGAATGCTCTAGCATCAGTGCTTGATTTTATATAGATcttattttctcccttccttccttccttccttccttcggtGGGGGAGAGGCAAGGTCTAGTGGAGATGGCTTCCCAGGAGGACTGGTGTGATGGCTATTGCTTTCTTGCTGCTACAACATAGTTGTTTTCATCATGGCCAAATATCTTAATTTAGGAGCTATCTGTGTTGGAATTTCcagggaaaaatatatttataccaGAATAGTTGCCTCTGTCTTTGCCCAGTGATATACAGAGATTCTGAAGAGTCTTGAATAGTTCTCAGAATGAACACTGATTGGAGTCTTGATGCATGCAGAATtaaggaaaatgtttaaaaaatgagattcAGATGGCTagtgtttatattgttttaaaatctaatttagttaaaattattttacccTGCTTTTTTTGCCAGATGTTACCCGAACATATAGAGTTCATCACTTTACAACGGATCATCTGTGTCTGTCCATCTAATCTTACATAAATATTACCTTTATTCATCAATTGGCACATCCAGTAGATACCTGTTTGATATACATGTGATAGATTGTGTTAGTTTAATGGAAACAGCAGCCTCGCTCCCTCAACTCAAAATATATATGATATGTCTTACATATAATGATTTGCTCATAGCATTTGAGCAATTGACTCTCACTGATTTGTTCTGAAAGCAGGCTCAAGATAAGCTTCTGGCTGAATAGAAGGGTTCCTGGTGGATTTTCTTAGATCAGTATTTCTAATGGATTCAGACTTTGCATTCATTCCACGTATGGAAAGGTTGCTTTTATTCATAGAAGGCATTTCCTCTAGTAAAGGAAACAAATAGGCAGGGGAAACAACTCTGAAACCACTAATATTCTAATAATTTGGTTTGGCCGATTTCACATACCTCTGGAGCAAATTTTTAGAGGATGCTAGTGGCTCCAATGGAATAGGGGACTGGTGCATCtgcacatacatactgtatatgcatgcaCACTCCCCAAAAGCAATCGTAATTGGCCATAAGAAAAATGAAGTCAGTACTGTACACGGCAAACTTTTTGTTAGTGTCTTTTAACAAATAGCCTGATGAATAATTCTGAACCTCTGAATCTTGCATTCTCTTGTAACCATGAGGTATTGTCCCAAATAGGtatttggttttaaaaaacattatttaagcAATTGTATTAGTTTTGGTGATTCATCAAAACTATATTCGTGGCATAAAGATAATTCTGATCTGAGCAGCTTCTGCATTATAATTACTGATTCTGTATCATACATTCAGTTATACAGACTGCTGTATGGATTTTTCAGAACCATTTTGCAGCTGTAATAGTTCTTTTGTCCAAACCAAATGAAAGAAGTATCACTGACATTGACTCTCCATagaaataacaaaaatgtttgttttccagTTGagattaaatatttcttttaaaattgtctGTCTAGTGTTTTTCAATAAGATTTGTGTTCTATGAAAAAACAGTCAGTTTACTAAAGCTCATGTTGCTTATAATTCTACGTGGTGTTTATTCTGATGGGAAATGGTTATTGCATTCCAAGCATGTCTTTTATTTCCTGCTATTCAttggacgcagtggcgctgcgggttaaaccgctgagctgtcgatcggaaggtcggcggttcgaaaccgcgcggcggggtgagctcccgttgctcgtcccagctcctgcacaccaagcagttcgaaaacatgcaaatgtgagtagattaattggtaccgcttcggcgggaaggtaacgacgttccgtgagtcatgctggccacatgacccggaagtgtcctatggacaacgccggctccaaggctttgaaacggagatgagcaccgccccctagagtcggacacgactggactttacgtcaagggaaacctttacctttaccttattcatTGGATCTCTCCATTGAGGTATTCATTTCACTAGaataaaagaggaggaggagagggaatgaAGAGACTGATTAAGACTAAATTAAAAGCTCTTATTGCAGAATGCATGTTTATAAATTAGAGTATTTTTAATCAGGTAAAAAATAAAGGGCACCTTTTTAGCATATTGTCAGTATATCAGTGTTTCAATTTTTACATTCCCGGCATCCCCGCTCCCAATTGCTAACCCACTGGATGTCTCATTTCCAAATAAAAAAAGTATCTGAGAAGAATTGTGCATGACGATTCTATGCCTATTTCTCCCAATTTCCTGCTACTAAGTGAGACAGCACGGATGTCACTTGACTTCAGATATCACTTTGTTGAACCTGGAATCCCAGTAGGAGAAAATTGCTCTATGAATCCAATTGATTTTGGTAGGGAAACTATACTCTGTACCATTAATAATAATGGTGGTGTGATCCAGAGAGATTCTAAAGTATATAGTTCTCTTAACCTATGCACAAATGCAGTGTGCACcaagtgctgttttttttttaattgatttgagTCAGATATTACATCAGTACTGTTCTGAAAAAACTGCAGAACTGTGAGATGACCATCTTGTAGATCAGTGTTccgcagtgctggctggggaattctgggagttgaagtccacacatcttaaaattgctgtgcgaagtttgagaaacgctgttgcagatgctgctgtCCAGTCATGCCATGAAATCTTATTACTAGAGTCTTTTTTATGACATGTGTTTCAAGCTGCATATCTGATATTAGTATAATGGAGTTTCTAAAGTGAAGATATCTTGAATGCAGGGATCAGAGTATTAGAGTATTAGTTCATCTATTGCATCAAAATCagtaaaatcaaatttaaataacaaaattcTTACAGCATAAGCATTTACAAATTATATCCTCTATGGATTCTACTAACAGTCACTGTTCTAATTTGTTAGTTTTTTAACATTCACATATCGCTAACCCAAAAGAAAATGACTCTGACTTTAAGTAACCCCCACCAAAAGGAAGATTAGATAGAAGAAAGATTATAAATACATGAAAATGATGTGTAATGCTTAGCTTCTCTAGCTTGTTACTAAACCCAATTCCTGACTGAAGATGTTATCTTTTCCAGTAAATGTGTACGTGTGATAAACTTAAAAATGTGTACCTGTATATAGGTGCACATGTACCTTTATGCACTGGCCAGAGGTCACAATCCCAAAAAAAGACATGGGCAGGacaaaaaagtttaataaaaataattaaaacatattgCCTGCAAACAGTTTTACACTTCATTTGTAAAATTAATGGATTCCCATATGTGATGAAAAAATCATCTCATACCCAGACTCTCAGACATTTCCTCTGACAACATACACACAAATAGGCTCACTGAAAAAGATGAAACTCAGCTAGCATAAATCCATGCTTACTCTctagtaagtcccactgaattcagtggctcTTACTCCCAGGTAATTATGGATAGGCTATTGGTATGTAATGTCTCTTACACTAGAGGgggtttttttataattttttttaaaaaaacagcactcAGTATCAACTATGCATGTGCATATGTAATGTGTATATATAATACTGTACCTGTATTGTTttaaagagtatctggaaacttttCTCTCAACATGCTCAGCTGGCCTAAAGGTAAAGATATCCTTGAGTCAAACTTGAATTCTTGTGAATACATGGACACAATTAACACAATTTTAttgggaaaaatacagaaatgatttTGCTATAGCCTTCATccaggattttttgtttgttttactttccagTCTGGTTTACAGTACTGGCAGTCTCCAATCCAAGTAATAACTaaacctgaccctgcttagcttctgagctaaAACAAAGTTGACCTGGTGCTGTCATCTGCTGAGTAATCTACCCTAGAATCAAATATAAAAATAGTCCATGTAATCCTGAGATTACAAGATTTTCTTGCATAAATCCTATATACACAGTAAGCCCAAAGCAGATGAAGCCCACGAGGAATACATTGTCTCTGCCTCACAAAATGTGATTTCTTTCAGATTTGAACTCACACCAGTTATAGCCACTAGCCAACAACAGTGGTCTGTTCAGCATATCTTTATTGAATTCTTTGAAAAGTACTTTGTTATACAATTCTACCAAAATCAGTACTATCACTAATCGTATATAAATGTTTGTCTgaataaaatatatcaaaaccTAGCAGTCATTTCCTGACCCCCATGTTTTTCTTGGACTACCTAGAAGGACAAATAATTTGAGCTGGTATTTCCTTCCTGTTTGGGGGGCTGAGTTAATTATCTTCTCTTTCAGGCAGCTTATGACAGAAAGCATAAACCAAATTCCTTCATGTTTTGCTGTGACAAGTTATTTCGCTGCCATTCCCCCTATTTGTTGAATAATTCATAGTAAGTGTTGTATTTCTGAATTTCATTATTGGCATTCACAAATAAATGTGAGCAAATTGTACATGAAGAGGAATAACAAAGAACTGTGTATCAGAGAACAAAGGACAAGGAGAAGCTTAACTGTTATGTCAATGTATTCCCCATACAGTCATGTAATTCATAGGTTTCCCTGAAAAGAGTATCAACCAGTCATGGTCTGTTAGGCTTGCCTTATGCATGGGAAGGCCTCGAAAGCTTTGCCTTTTACACAGGAAGATGGGGCTGGATCATGTATTGTGGACTCCGTGGTATCTGCTCCATTCTTCTACCTGCTATATAACATTACACAGCTTACACAGATGACCTTCATGCCTCTCAGCAGCCATCTTTTGAGTACATGGATTGACAACACAGATGTTAAAAAAACGAAAAGAAATGGAATGGGCTTGAAGGGGCCACACTCTAGATGTACACCACAATGTAAGTGTAGTATTAATGTTTACAGTTGACTATAGGAGACAAAGAggaaataaattgtttaaatcaGCTTTTAATAGCTCTAAGACAAGCTTCTATCATAGAGGGATCTCTTTCAAAGAAGTGACATATGCACCTGCAATCTTTGCCAGCATCCCAGAGGGATAAGCTTTTATTTGCATTTCCTGCACATAAGGAGTCAGCCGGGTATCTTTGCAGGACAGCTGACAACCCTGTAAAAAGCAGCTGCAAGATACAGCAATAATAGTGTGAGCGTATTTGGAGTTCTATATAGATGCATAGATGGTTCATGCAATCTAATATGAATATAAATTTACAAGGAGTCCAATTTTTCTTCCTAGAAATTTTAGTGGGTGATTTAGTAAACTCTATTGTCTGCTGAGTCATACCATGTGTTCACTATTAACTCCTAAATGTTTTTTGATCCACTCCACTCCCCAAGCTTCCTAATATAAACAAAGCTTATTATTCAGTTTTTCCACTTAACCAACAGTAGGACTGTGCAATTTAGTGTGCATGTTTGTGCTTCTTTGGTATATTTCcatcctttcatttatttttgaaataatccCAAGTTACCTTCCAAGGCAACAGTGAAATATTCCCTTGTGACCTTCAGGTTGCTGGTAGGTTATAATGCCAGCCACTCTGGCAGGCAGATGTTATCTAAAGataacaaataatttaataaaaaaagtAGAAGGCAAGCAAGCAATTGGAATttctaaaataacatttaaaacaaatatttacatataaagagagaaggaatttaaaaggagaatgagGTAAATTTCTGTGAGAGAAAGAAtggatatatacagtaaatacaaaTTATGTACCATATATTTTTCCCTCTGACCACAAAGGGGCTCAAGCTTGcattattttggttttaaatatattaaatatattacttATTTCTTCGAACCTCAAGATGGGTTCACACAATCTTAAGtatggttggtttggttttgacttactATGTACAGTAATAGAATCCATCCAGGGTAATTTATATACCATATTTTCTGTCATTGAATGTTCTATGAATCCAGCCAATAGgattcaacaagccatggtttaaaaGAGTTTAGCATAATATATGAACACAGCTATATTGTTTCATATAACTGTGAATCCCACTGAAGAGATAACATTTttgcaag contains:
- the LOC134488116 gene encoding cytochrome c oxidase assembly factor 8 isoform X2 produces the protein MAMVVRSRVFLDSAGGCPVSICFGCRCFSSSAPRGASRAKEAERESAPSPPKRKVSSFHPPSDSCYDWIGPPDQCSNLRPVIFYVPKHESPLERRLRELRQETQSWNQEFWANQNISFRKEKEEFVCSRLKAKGIQPRDEKGQKASLTAEEMAEFYKDFLSKNLKKNVYYNSFLIQR
- the LOC134488116 gene encoding cytochrome c oxidase assembly factor 8 isoform X1, with translation MAMVVRSRVFLDSAGGCPVSICFGCRCFSSSAPRGASRAKEAERESAPSPPKRKVSSFHPPSDSCYDWIGPPDQCSNLRPVIFYVPKHESPLERRLRELRQETQSWNQEFWANQNISFRKEKEEFVCSRLKAKGIQPRDEKGQKASLTAEEMAEFYKDFLSKNLKKNVYYNREWYKRNFAITFLMGQVAFKKAWKKFGLKWTAN